The Henckelia pumila isolate YLH828 chromosome 2, ASM3356847v2, whole genome shotgun sequence genome includes a window with the following:
- the LOC140878280 gene encoding uncharacterized protein, whose amino-acid sequence MEEEENRGNPNPDARTREGEEEESSWMHSIQPSVADELHELRRKIQKLEEEDPKMVWSIKIPSCPFSQEVIEEPLSSHYKSAKIREYDGSTDPEEHLARFENVAMLHCYGDKIKCKVFLTTLVDSAQRWFEKLEPQSVRSFAEFKQLFLQHFSSSKRYRKTAYSLFEAKQSGEESLRTYIKRFNKIALEVPTCAQETKITAFTQGLREGEFFKSLVKKAPRTFEDLLARAKKYINMDKAQKQKKEVARREGGRDQGRSRENHDLMGRLSRYAPHRGIRDRIVHVCEEGVEVQAPVSREKSGKYCALHQECTHDTKECRTLQQRHQLPYTRDCKPVQKKPRSLPWFRGSQVSVPPGMSFLPGKRRNKR is encoded by the coding sequence atggaagaagaagaaaatcgGGGTAATCCGAACCCTGATGCCCGGACCAGGGAAGGTGAAGAAGAGGAAAGTTCTTGGATGCACTCAATACAGCCTTCTGTGGCGGACGAATTACATGAACTTAGGAGGAAGATACAGAAGTTGGAAGAAGAGGATCCCAAAATGGTCTGGTCTATCAAGATCCCGAGTTGCCCTTTTTCACAGGAGGTGATAGAGGAGCCCTTGTCATCTCATTACAAGTCGGCAAAAATCCGGGAGTATGATGGGAGCACTGATCCAGAGGAGCACCTGGCTCGTTTTGAGAATGTAGCTATGCTACATTGCTATGGGGATAAGATCAAATGCAAAGTCTTCTTAACCACTTTGGTGGATTCTGCCCAAAGGTGGTTTGAGAAGTTGGAGCCACAGAGTGTTCGATCGTTTGCAGAATTCAAGCAACTGTTCTTGCAGCATTTCAGCAGTAGCAAGAGGTATAGGAAGACTGCCTATAGCCTATTTGAAGCAAAACAGTCAGGAGAGGAATCTTTACGAACCTACATCAAAAGGTTCAATAAGATTGCTTTGGAGGTCCCGACTTGCGCTCAGGAGACCAAGATCACTGCCTTCACCCAAGGTCTTCGGGAGGGGGAATTTTTCAAATCACTAGTGAAAAAAGCACCCCGGACTTTCGAGGATTTGTTGGCTCGAGCCAAGAAATACATTAACATGGATAAAGCTCAGAAGCAAAAAAAAGAGGTAGCCCGGAGGGAGGGAGGCCGGGATCAAGGAAGAAGCAGGGAAAACCATGATCTCATGGGGCGGTTGTCCCGGTATGCACCGCATCGAGGGATAAGAGATAGGATTGTGCACGTATGTGAAGAAGGGGTTGAAGTCCAGGCCCCTGTTTCTAGAGAGAAGTCCGGGAAGTACTGTGCACTTCATCAAGAATGCACCCATGACACCAAGGAATGCCGAACGTTGCAGCAGAGACATCAGTTGCCTTATACAAGAGATTGTAAGCCGGTCCAGAAAAAGCCCCGAAGTCTGCCTTGGTTTCGGGGGTCACAGGTGTCGGTTCCCCCCGGGATGTCATTCCTTCCCGGGAAAAGGAGAAACAAGAGATAG